TGCAAGAGAGGAGTTCATGATCAACACAATCAGGTTAGAAAGTCAAAAATAGCTACCTTGACCCGGAGATGCAAGAGAGTTGGCTACTCTTCGATGACCGGATGGAGTGCTCCGAGAGAAAAGTCGCCTGTTTCAGTAACCCGCATTTTGAATCGGGCTCCAACAGGGATAGTCATCAGATTTCTGATATGGCCATAAGAGAGCCCCCTCATTACCGGGCCATTGGTATGGGCGTGTTCGCTGTAATAGGCAAAGATATTTTGCAAGCGGAGATGTTCCTCTTTTGTATTCTCCGCGCCATTGCCGAACTGGCCGAAAAGAACTCCCTTGCATGACGCAAGTAAGGCCGCGTTGTCGAGATGCGAGAGCATTCTGTCGATGCGGTATGCCGGTTCGTTAATGTCTTCCAGAAAAAGCAGCGCGTCATTTAATGAGGGCAGATAGGGCGTTCCGATCATTGAAGAGAGGACGGAGAGATTGCCGCCGATCAGGCTCCCCTCAGCTTCACCCGCTCTGATGCAGGTTACGGGGTGGGCCGGGTGGTTCCGAAGCGAAAGTGCATAGGAGGGTGAGGTGAGCATTTCCCAAAAATGCTCTTCGGTGTAGGGTGTCGGTTCGTACAGTTCTGTGGTGAGCATCGGCCCTGAAAAACTGATCAGGCCTGTTTTTGCAAAGAGGGCGAGCGACAATGCAGTAATGTCCGAATAGCCGACAAATATTTTCGGATTGTCCGCTATGAGGCTATAATCTATTTTTTTTAGCAGTCTTGAAGCTCCGGCTCCTCCTCGCAGGCAGATGATTGCCTTTATGGCGGGTTCGCGGAACATCTCATGCAGATCATGCAGTTTGTGCTGGTCGGCAATTGCCGGATCGGTATCAATACAGTTGAGGTGGCGCGAGGGCTTGACCTGGTAACCGTTTTTTTCGAGATAACCGATTGCCTGCCCAATTTTTTCTGGATAGGCGCAATGTGACGAGGGTGAGATCAGGCCAATGGTATCTCCCTTGTGCAGGGCTTTTGGGGTAATGGTTTTCATAACACCACAAAACATCAGCGCCTTTGAGAGCGCTGATGTTGATCATTCATTGGTATGAAATCAGGAAATGGTTTCGGTCAGCAGAATTGCCTTGTTGCTGCTGACTTCAAAAAAACCGTCAAGGATTGAAAACGATTGTTCGCTACGATCTGCCAAGGCAAGTTTGACCGTTCCTTTTGTCAGAGAGGAGAGCAATGGTGCATGGTTTTTCAGTACCTGAAACTGACCAAGCTCACCCGGTGCCGTGACACTGACAATTTCCCCTGAAAAATGAAGCTTCAGGGGAGTGACGATCTCTATGTGAAAGCCTTTATCGGAATTCGCCATGGTTAATGCTTTTGTTTAGAGCGTTTTTGCTTTCTCTACGGCTTCCTCAATGGTTCCGACCAGGTAAAATGCACTTTCGGGCAAATTGTCATGCCTTCCTGCGATGATCTCCTTGAAGCCTTTGATGGTCTCTTCAAGCTTCACATATTTACCTGCCAGACCGGTAAAGGCTTCGGCAACGAAAAATGGCTGCGAAAGGAAGCGCTGTACTTTTCTTGCTCTTGAAACAACAAGTTTATCCTCATCACTCAGCTCATCCATACCGAGAATAGCGATAATATCCTGAAGATCCTTGTAGCGCTGCAGAAGCTGTTTGACGGCCTGGGCAGTATCGTAATGATCGTCGCCGACAATGTTCGGGTCGAGAATGCGCGATGTTGAGTCAAGGGGATCAACAGCAGGATAGATACCAAGCTCGGCAATTGAGCGCGAAAGCACCGTTGTTGCATCAAGGTGAGCAAACGCAGTTGCCGGCGCAGGATCGGTAAGATCATCTGCAGGAACATAAATGGCCTGTACAGAGGTAACAGAACCCTTCTTGGTGGAAACAATCCTGTCCTGAAGTTCACCCATCTCTGTTGCCAGGGTAGGCTGATAGCCTACGGCGCTCGGCATACGTCCGAGAAGTGCGGAGACTTCCGAACCTGCCTGGGTAAAGCGGAAGATATTGTCAATAAAGAGCAGCACGTCACGCCCTTCTTCGTCACGGAAATACTCGGCAATACTCAAGCCGGTAAGCGCGACTCTCTGACGGGCGCCTGGAGGTTCGTTCATCTGGCCAAAAACAAGAGCCGTTTTGTCGATAACGCCGGACTCCATCATTTCATGCCACAAGTCGTTTCCTTCACGGGTTCGTTCGCCGACCCCGGCAAAGACGCTGAATCCGGACTGTTGTTTGGCAATATTATTGATCAGTTCCATGATCAAAACGGTTTTGCCTACACCTGCGCCGCCGAAAAGACCTGTTTTACCACCTCGGGAGTAAGGCTCAAGAAGATCGATAACCTTGATACCGGTTTCAAACATCTCGGCCTTTGTCGAGATTTCGTCAAATCTTGGTGCCAGACGGTGGATCGAGTAACTTTTTTTGGTATTGACAGGGCCGCGACCGTCAATCGGGTCTCCGACAACGTTCAGCATTCTGCCAAGAACCTCAAGACCAACAGGGACTTGTATTGGTTTGCCTGTATGGGTAACGTTCATGCCTCGTACAAGGCCGTCTGTGCTCTCCATGGCAACAGTACGGACACGTTCTTCTCCAAGATGCTGTTGCGTTTCCAGAACGAGTTTGGTGCCGTCAGCTCTTGTTACAGTCAGCGCGTCCAGAATTGACGGAAGCCGCCCTTCAGGGAAATCGACATC
The DNA window shown above is from Pelodictyon phaeoclathratiforme BU-1 and carries:
- a CDS encoding S66 peptidase family protein → MKTITPKALHKGDTIGLISPSSHCAYPEKIGQAIGYLEKNGYQVKPSRHLNCIDTDPAIADQHKLHDLHEMFREPAIKAIICLRGGAGASRLLKKIDYSLIADNPKIFVGYSDITALSLALFAKTGLISFSGPMLTTELYEPTPYTEEHFWEMLTSPSYALSLRNHPAHPVTCIRAGEAEGSLIGGNLSVLSSMIGTPYLPSLNDALLFLEDINEPAYRIDRMLSHLDNAALLASCKGVLFGQFGNGAENTKEEHLRLQNIFAYYSEHAHTNGPVMRGLSYGHIRNLMTIPVGARFKMRVTETGDFSLGALHPVIEE
- a CDS encoding F0F1 ATP synthase subunit epsilon; its protein translation is MANSDKGFHIEIVTPLKLHFSGEIVSVTAPGELGQFQVLKNHAPLLSSLTKGTVKLALADRSEQSFSILDGFFEVSSNKAILLTETIS
- the atpD gene encoding F0F1 ATP synthase subunit beta yields the protein MQEGKISQIIGPVVDVDFPEGRLPSILDALTVTRADGTKLVLETQQHLGEERVRTVAMESTDGLVRGMNVTHTGKPIQVPVGLEVLGRMLNVVGDPIDGRGPVNTKKSYSIHRLAPRFDEISTKAEMFETGIKVIDLLEPYSRGGKTGLFGGAGVGKTVLIMELINNIAKQQSGFSVFAGVGERTREGNDLWHEMMESGVIDKTALVFGQMNEPPGARQRVALTGLSIAEYFRDEEGRDVLLFIDNIFRFTQAGSEVSALLGRMPSAVGYQPTLATEMGELQDRIVSTKKGSVTSVQAIYVPADDLTDPAPATAFAHLDATTVLSRSIAELGIYPAVDPLDSTSRILDPNIVGDDHYDTAQAVKQLLQRYKDLQDIIAILGMDELSDEDKLVVSRARKVQRFLSQPFFVAEAFTGLAGKYVKLEETIKGFKEIIAGRHDNLPESAFYLVGTIEEAVEKAKTL